A DNA window from Amycolatopsis sp. DSM 110486 contains the following coding sequences:
- a CDS encoding branched-chain amino acid ABC transporter permease — MTITTETRPGSAAIQNRRQSIQRSLIILVVITVLAAFAPALLPESSQTIAVRVLIFAIMAIGWNLMSGYGGMFSFGHAAFFGIGAYTDVYLLEHFGWSPWISLVVGAMLAALVAICIGYLAFRYKLRSAYFALATFAFAEMLRLLATNTSWVNGTTGFHVPLLPDNSWSMLQFAANAPQYYYIGLALVVICLLITMFYLRSRTGIHTVAVRDNEDAADALGVNVMRVKLTTMALSAAITSVAGMFYAQYFMFVDPDIAFGQAQSVQAIAPAVIGGVATLWGPLVGALILGPLSDLTAGWLRNPPTFLEFLSGRGGLDVVLYSILLIVIALVLPKGIVGSIRDWWKRR, encoded by the coding sequence ATGACCATCACCACCGAGACGCGACCGGGATCAGCGGCGATCCAGAATCGCCGCCAGTCGATCCAGCGGTCCCTGATCATCCTGGTCGTCATCACCGTCCTGGCCGCTTTCGCTCCCGCACTCCTGCCCGAGTCGAGCCAGACCATCGCGGTCCGGGTGCTGATCTTCGCGATCATGGCGATCGGCTGGAACCTGATGAGCGGCTACGGTGGCATGTTCAGCTTCGGGCACGCGGCGTTCTTCGGCATCGGCGCGTACACCGACGTCTACCTCCTGGAGCACTTCGGCTGGTCGCCGTGGATCTCGCTGGTCGTCGGAGCGATGCTGGCGGCACTCGTGGCCATCTGCATCGGCTACCTCGCCTTCCGCTACAAGCTGCGCAGTGCCTACTTCGCGCTCGCCACGTTCGCCTTCGCCGAGATGCTGCGGTTGCTCGCGACCAACACCAGCTGGGTCAACGGCACCACCGGGTTCCACGTCCCGCTGCTGCCCGACAACTCGTGGTCGATGCTGCAGTTCGCCGCCAACGCGCCGCAGTACTACTACATCGGCCTCGCGCTGGTCGTGATCTGCCTGCTGATCACGATGTTCTACCTTCGGTCGCGCACCGGCATCCACACGGTCGCCGTGCGCGACAACGAGGACGCGGCCGACGCGCTGGGCGTCAACGTCATGCGGGTCAAGCTGACCACGATGGCGCTCTCCGCGGCGATCACGTCCGTCGCCGGCATGTTCTACGCGCAGTACTTCATGTTCGTCGATCCCGACATCGCGTTCGGCCAGGCCCAGTCGGTCCAGGCCATCGCCCCGGCGGTCATCGGCGGCGTCGCCACCCTGTGGGGCCCGCTCGTCGGCGCACTGATCCTCGGCCCGCTCTCGGACCTGACGGCCGGCTGGCTGCGCAACCCGCCCACTTTCCTGGAATTCCTCTCGGGCCGGGGCGGGCTGGACGTGGTGCTCTACTCGATCCTGCTGATCGTGATCGCCCTCGTCCTGCCCAAAGGCATCGTCGGATCGATCCGCGATTGGTGGAAGCGTCGATGA
- a CDS encoding LLM class flavin-dependent oxidoreductase produces the protein MSGAEPRLLLNLARPHGVLDHLAAARTALGDGVDGVGFADSPRLFPDPFLTAGQVLTRTTAALSGPCVMGLGLHHPSVVAQALATLAGQHPGRTLLAVARGESSLRNEGLPIPSLSSYRVLLEQLRARLDELSAQLPGGFGPVLGAASGPRTIEQTSAILGGVLLDVGVEPAVIERAVGIARARRPDVRCWLFLRAVVTDTDDEAAAGAAPILGSCAARITNSPDWYGIAPELVARVAAVASAHDYRRHGTSESAGARDADPEIDSLIRDRFVLTGDPAALAARLRPLATLGIEGVVIAGATAGVERRLAQTAGALRAGLGTAQPAS, from the coding sequence GTGAGCGGCGCAGAGCCGAGGCTCCTGCTGAATCTCGCGCGGCCGCACGGCGTGCTCGACCATCTCGCCGCGGCGAGAACCGCGCTGGGCGACGGCGTCGACGGTGTCGGGTTCGCGGACAGCCCACGGCTGTTCCCGGACCCGTTCCTGACGGCCGGACAGGTGCTGACCCGCACCACGGCCGCCTTGTCCGGGCCGTGCGTGATGGGGCTCGGGCTGCACCATCCGAGCGTGGTCGCCCAAGCCCTCGCGACGCTTGCGGGCCAGCACCCCGGCCGGACGTTGCTGGCGGTCGCACGGGGCGAGAGTTCACTGCGCAACGAGGGGCTCCCGATCCCGTCGCTCTCTTCCTATCGCGTCCTGCTGGAGCAGCTTCGCGCTCGACTCGACGAGCTGTCGGCCCAGCTGCCCGGCGGGTTCGGGCCGGTGCTCGGTGCCGCGTCGGGCCCACGGACCATCGAGCAGACCAGCGCGATCCTCGGTGGGGTACTGCTCGACGTGGGCGTCGAGCCTGCCGTGATCGAACGCGCCGTCGGTATCGCGCGGGCCCGGCGCCCCGACGTCCGCTGCTGGCTGTTCCTGCGCGCGGTGGTGACCGACACCGACGACGAAGCGGCAGCAGGCGCAGCCCCGATCTTGGGCTCCTGCGCGGCACGGATCACCAACTCGCCCGACTGGTACGGCATCGCGCCGGAGCTCGTCGCCCGGGTCGCCGCGGTGGCCTCGGCCCACGACTACCGCCGCCACGGCACCTCGGAGTCGGCGGGCGCCCGCGACGCCGACCCGGAGATCGACTCGCTGATCCGTGACCGATTCGTGCTGACCGGCGACCCCGCGGCCCTCGCCGCCCGGCTGCGGCCCCTTGCCACTCTGGGCATCGAGGGGGTCGTCATCGCCGGTGCCACTGCGGGCGTCGAGCGCCGGTTGGCGCAGACGGCCGGCGCGCTGCGGGCCGGGCTGGGGACGGCCCAGCCGGCGAGCTGA
- a CDS encoding branched-chain amino acid ABC transporter permease, with product MTGPTNAGGAVPSKDGTALRGGSRATSRLSLRHSTPLIVTGALLVVLFIAALLRSGSMGITGQALLTGIISGGVYSLLAMGLTLVFGVLDIVNFAHGAFLAVGLYITYEVAHQAGLNPYIALPVAILGLFVLGLLIQLLLLNRTMGGTLERQLLITLGLSLLISNVLLLVFGGDPLSANLKSDPGVHVFGAVANLSRVIALGGALVLAVLVFLLLERTSFGRAIRAVAASRQGAGLVGIDVRLVYAVTFGLGTACAGAAGMLIAPFTTITPTAGDQFNILAFVVVVMGGLGNVMGAVISGVIVGLVEQLGGVAIAGQSPLLGVFILFLLILLIRPQGIFGATSS from the coding sequence GTGACCGGCCCGACGAACGCCGGAGGGGCGGTTCCGTCGAAGGACGGGACCGCCCTCCGGGGCGGTAGCCGCGCCACGTCGCGGCTGAGCCTGCGCCATTCGACGCCGCTGATCGTGACGGGCGCCTTGCTGGTCGTTCTCTTCATCGCCGCGCTGCTGCGCTCGGGCAGCATGGGCATCACCGGCCAGGCGCTGCTCACCGGCATCATTTCCGGCGGTGTCTACAGCCTGCTCGCGATGGGCCTCACCCTCGTCTTCGGCGTGCTCGACATCGTCAACTTCGCGCACGGTGCCTTCCTCGCCGTTGGTCTCTACATCACTTACGAGGTGGCGCACCAGGCCGGGCTGAACCCCTACATCGCCCTCCCGGTCGCGATCCTCGGGCTCTTCGTGCTCGGCCTCCTGATCCAGCTCCTGCTCCTCAACCGCACGATGGGCGGCACGCTCGAGCGCCAGCTGCTGATCACCCTCGGCCTGTCGCTGCTGATCAGCAATGTCCTACTGCTGGTCTTCGGCGGCGACCCGCTGTCGGCGAACCTGAAGAGCGACCCCGGCGTGCACGTGTTCGGCGCCGTCGCCAACCTCTCCCGGGTCATCGCCCTCGGCGGCGCCCTGGTACTGGCCGTGCTGGTCTTCCTGCTGCTGGAGCGCACCTCGTTCGGCCGGGCGATCCGCGCTGTCGCCGCCAGCCGGCAGGGGGCGGGACTGGTCGGCATCGACGTGCGGCTCGTCTACGCGGTCACCTTCGGCCTGGGCACCGCCTGTGCCGGGGCGGCCGGCATGCTCATCGCGCCGTTCACCACGATCACCCCGACCGCCGGCGACCAGTTCAACATCCTCGCCTTCGTCGTCGTCGTGATGGGCGGGCTGGGCAACGTGATGGGCGCCGTCATCAGCGGTGTGATCGTCGGCCTGGTCGAGCAGCTGGGCGGTGTCGCGATCGCCGGTCAGAGCCCCCTGCTGGGCGTTTTCATCCTGTTCCTGCTCATCCTGCTGATCCGTCCGCAGGGCATCTTCGGAGCCACGTCATCATGA
- a CDS encoding ABC transporter ATP-binding protein, giving the protein MSTALEVRDVSKSFRGVHALSEVEIDVAEGSIVGIIGPNGAGKTTFFNVIAGALRPDTGHVKLFGKDVSGMSPHRISRLGMARTFQLMRPFGSMTVRENVVAAALSRGGNHRSAHHHAHEVIEATGMAAWADVVSDSLHTAALKRLELARVLATRPRLLLLDEVLAGLVPAERAPVVDLLARLRESEGLTLVFVEHIMQAVMQLSDSVVVFDRGRVIASGEPAEVVADPTVVEAYLGQELPGA; this is encoded by the coding sequence ATGAGCACCGCTCTCGAAGTACGCGACGTGAGCAAGTCCTTCCGTGGCGTCCATGCACTCAGCGAGGTCGAGATCGACGTCGCCGAAGGTTCGATCGTCGGCATCATCGGGCCGAACGGCGCGGGCAAGACGACGTTCTTCAACGTCATCGCCGGCGCACTGCGGCCGGATACCGGCCATGTGAAGCTCTTCGGCAAGGACGTGAGCGGGATGTCGCCGCACCGGATCTCGCGGCTCGGCATGGCGCGAACGTTCCAGCTGATGCGTCCGTTCGGCTCCATGACGGTCCGGGAGAACGTCGTCGCGGCAGCACTGTCGCGGGGCGGCAATCACCGCAGCGCCCATCACCACGCGCACGAGGTCATCGAAGCGACCGGCATGGCGGCCTGGGCGGACGTGGTGTCCGACTCGCTGCACACAGCTGCGCTGAAGCGGCTCGAGCTGGCCCGGGTGCTCGCCACCCGTCCGCGGTTGCTGCTGCTCGACGAGGTCCTGGCCGGCCTCGTGCCCGCCGAACGGGCGCCCGTCGTCGACCTGCTCGCCCGCCTGCGTGAGTCGGAGGGCCTGACGCTCGTGTTCGTCGAACACATCATGCAGGCCGTCATGCAGCTCTCCGACTCTGTCGTCGTCTTCGACCGCGGACGGGTGATCGCCTCGGGCGAGCCCGCGGAAGTGGTCGCGGACCCGACGGTCGTGGAGGCCTATCTCGGACAGGAGCTGCCCGGTGCTTGA
- a CDS encoding FAD-binding protein, protein MSAQGPDLVVAGAGGGLIAALRAAQLGLDVLVVEASEHFLRGNNTSMCTAMVPGVNSRWQREQGIEDSVEVFAGDVDRKTKGSGDQRLARALAAVSGELVEWLADEVGLDISLMTDMHYPGHSVDRCHTIPERHGTVLIDHLARQARAHPRIDFLVPARLTEVELDAEGRVAAVVVTDPNADVERIETPAVLLATNGYGADHELVAEHMPEIATATYHGSETSRGDALRIGSRLGAATEFLDAYQGHGALAAKSSTLLGWATIMHGAVMLDTTGRRFAKETTGYSEFGPSLAARPEATGWVVFDRRVHELCMPFTDFRQTVESGAEVWADDARALAVATGLPEDAVTAELDESGRAARGEIPDRFGRDYEAPLEPPYAAVKVVPALFHTQGGLVVDGSARVVDGDDRPIPGLYASGGAAAGISGHGASGYLAGNGLLPAFGLAYLAATAVAAEHRAAGSDTTA, encoded by the coding sequence ATGAGCGCACAGGGACCCGACCTCGTCGTCGCGGGTGCCGGCGGTGGGCTCATCGCTGCCCTTCGCGCCGCCCAGCTCGGCCTCGACGTCCTCGTGGTCGAGGCGAGCGAGCACTTCCTTCGCGGCAACAACACGTCGATGTGCACGGCGATGGTGCCGGGCGTGAACAGCCGCTGGCAGCGGGAGCAGGGGATCGAGGACTCGGTCGAGGTGTTCGCCGGCGACGTCGACCGCAAGACCAAGGGCAGCGGCGACCAGCGGCTCGCCCGGGCGCTGGCCGCCGTCAGCGGCGAGCTGGTCGAGTGGCTGGCCGACGAGGTCGGCCTAGACATCTCGCTGATGACCGACATGCACTACCCGGGGCATTCCGTGGACCGCTGCCACACCATCCCCGAGCGGCACGGCACCGTGCTCATCGACCACCTGGCCCGGCAGGCGCGGGCCCACCCGCGGATCGATTTCCTGGTGCCGGCCCGGCTCACCGAGGTCGAGCTGGACGCTGAGGGCCGGGTCGCCGCGGTCGTGGTCACCGACCCGAACGCCGATGTGGAGCGCATCGAGACCCCGGCCGTCCTGCTCGCCACCAACGGTTACGGTGCCGATCACGAGCTGGTCGCCGAGCACATGCCGGAGATCGCCACGGCCACATACCACGGCAGCGAAACGTCGCGCGGCGATGCGCTCCGGATCGGCTCCCGGCTGGGCGCCGCGACCGAGTTCCTGGACGCCTATCAGGGCCACGGAGCGCTGGCGGCGAAGTCCTCGACGCTGCTGGGCTGGGCCACGATCATGCACGGCGCCGTCATGCTGGACACCACGGGCCGCCGCTTCGCCAAGGAGACCACCGGCTACTCCGAATTCGGCCCCTCCCTGGCGGCCCGGCCGGAGGCGACCGGCTGGGTCGTGTTCGACCGCCGGGTGCACGAACTGTGCATGCCGTTCACGGACTTCCGGCAGACCGTCGAGTCCGGCGCCGAAGTGTGGGCCGACGACGCGCGGGCGCTCGCCGTCGCGACGGGCCTACCCGAAGATGCCGTCACCGCCGAGCTCGACGAGTCCGGGCGGGCGGCGCGAGGCGAGATCCCCGACCGGTTCGGCCGCGACTACGAGGCACCGCTCGAGCCGCCGTACGCCGCGGTGAAGGTGGTGCCGGCTCTCTTCCACACCCAGGGCGGCCTGGTCGTGGACGGGTCGGCGCGTGTCGTCGACGGCGACGACCGGCCCATTCCCGGCCTCTACGCCTCAGGTGGCGCGGCCGCCGGGATTTCGGGGCACGGCGCCTCGGGCTACCTGGCCGGCAACGGCCTCCTGCCCGCCTTCGGACTGGCCTACCTCGCCGCCACGGCCGTGGCGGCGGAACACCGCGCTGCGGGCTCGGACACCACGGCATGA
- a CDS encoding aspartate/glutamate racemase family protein, with translation MRIFATTPLHVGVEELARRQQRYDAISPAGVIVELHDLAQGAPEQLDHAEDIARSDDYVHRALAAAPAGYDVLMADCVLDPAVARLQEETDRPVVGILKLNLALAAALAAPMGAVVRNEAIAAEMRRVAAAYGWERWLGQIEILDLPFDSISEGPGWQQRLDEAAEVLAAKGARTLLNGCSAVDVDPTHPSAVPVFDPVLRALELVAAGAGR, from the coding sequence ATGCGGATCTTCGCGACCACACCCCTGCACGTCGGCGTCGAGGAACTGGCGCGGCGACAACAACGTTACGACGCCATCAGCCCGGCCGGCGTGATCGTCGAACTGCACGATCTCGCGCAGGGTGCGCCCGAGCAGCTCGACCACGCCGAGGACATCGCACGTTCGGACGACTACGTCCACCGGGCCCTCGCCGCCGCCCCCGCGGGGTACGACGTCCTGATGGCCGACTGCGTGCTCGACCCCGCGGTCGCCCGGCTGCAAGAGGAGACCGACCGTCCGGTGGTCGGCATCCTCAAGCTCAACCTGGCCCTCGCGGCCGCGCTCGCGGCGCCGATGGGCGCGGTGGTCCGCAACGAGGCCATCGCCGCCGAGATGCGCCGGGTTGCGGCCGCTTACGGCTGGGAGCGGTGGCTCGGGCAGATCGAGATCCTCGACCTGCCCTTCGACTCGATCAGTGAAGGGCCGGGGTGGCAGCAGCGCCTCGACGAGGCGGCCGAGGTGCTGGCCGCGAAGGGGGCCCGCACGCTGCTCAACGGCTGCTCCGCCGTCGACGTCGATCCAACGCACCCCTCGGCGGTGCCGGTGTTCGACCCCGTGCTGCGCGCCCTCGAACTGGTCGCGGCGGGAGCGGGCCGATGA
- a CDS encoding EthD domain-containing protein yields MIKAILGYDIVEGVSEQEYERWLFDVHAPDLLANPNLDRIVFNKVLRPVTTASGGTAAVPPSMMFYRIAEMHFADEAAYQAYRDWFADNPLPAERGPGGRTDFRFYLITDSVTVDRNRS; encoded by the coding sequence GTGATCAAGGCGATCCTGGGGTACGACATCGTCGAGGGCGTGAGCGAGCAGGAGTACGAGCGCTGGCTTTTCGACGTGCACGCGCCCGACCTGCTCGCCAACCCGAACCTCGACCGGATCGTGTTCAACAAGGTGCTTCGTCCGGTGACGACGGCGTCGGGAGGGACCGCCGCGGTTCCGCCGAGCATGATGTTCTACCGGATCGCGGAGATGCACTTCGCGGACGAGGCGGCGTATCAGGCCTACCGCGACTGGTTCGCGGACAACCCGCTGCCCGCCGAGCGGGGACCGGGCGGTCGGACGGACTTCCGGTTCTACCTCATCACCGACAGCGTCACCGTGGACAGGAACCGGTCGTGA
- a CDS encoding MmgE/PrpD family protein has translation MGKTVTVDPGTDQANEVGLDPDQQAALEALDRLAGWAGALRWDAVPENVRERLRLVLLDTFGVTVLGARLPERAALVDAWAPSPGPVPVFGTGVETTVEAAAWLNATALVSLEMDEGNKFAAGHPAAHGFPAVLALACALDTDGPATATALLVAYEVAARYGRASRGAPGLHPHGNWGVTGAAAGCAKLLGLDTAGIAAAVDTASGMPIAGPFSAALDGNAVRNEWMGASNVAGLAAARLAKAGIAHATGIAAHSLGGLLGTFDPVALVEQLGLRWDIGLGYFKRHASCAFTHPSADATLVLRARLHQDGLADSDITRVRVTTYSMAAALGRTRWSNRLAAMFSIPYVVTTALLDGRVAPDGFDRSREDRFAALAERVEVVSGTEFDARLPDARGAAVELTLTDGRVLRHEVANPVGDAAHEPFDHERTLVLLRDLLGDEAALQRAVDCAAALPEARGVRDVLRVLATP, from the coding sequence GTGGGGAAGACGGTTACCGTTGATCCCGGTACGGATCAAGCGAACGAAGTCGGGCTCGACCCGGATCAGCAGGCGGCGCTCGAGGCCCTCGACCGGCTCGCCGGCTGGGCCGGCGCGCTGAGGTGGGACGCCGTACCCGAGAACGTGCGAGAGCGGCTGCGTCTGGTCCTGCTCGACACCTTCGGAGTCACGGTCCTGGGTGCTCGGCTTCCCGAGCGCGCCGCACTCGTGGACGCCTGGGCGCCCTCACCCGGACCGGTACCGGTCTTCGGGACCGGGGTCGAGACCACGGTCGAGGCCGCGGCCTGGCTCAACGCCACGGCGCTGGTGAGCCTGGAGATGGACGAGGGCAACAAGTTCGCGGCCGGCCACCCCGCCGCGCACGGCTTCCCGGCGGTCCTGGCACTCGCCTGCGCGCTCGACACGGACGGTCCGGCCACCGCGACGGCCCTGCTCGTCGCCTACGAGGTCGCCGCGCGGTACGGCCGCGCCAGCCGCGGCGCGCCGGGTCTGCACCCGCACGGCAACTGGGGCGTCACCGGCGCAGCCGCGGGCTGCGCCAAGCTCCTCGGTCTCGACACCGCGGGGATCGCCGCCGCCGTCGACACCGCGAGCGGCATGCCGATCGCCGGGCCCTTCTCCGCGGCACTCGACGGCAACGCGGTGCGCAACGAGTGGATGGGCGCCAGCAACGTGGCTGGGCTCGCCGCCGCGCGACTGGCCAAGGCCGGGATCGCGCACGCCACCGGCATCGCCGCCCACAGCCTGGGCGGGTTGCTCGGCACGTTCGACCCGGTCGCCCTGGTCGAGCAGCTCGGCCTGCGCTGGGACATCGGGCTCGGCTACTTCAAACGGCACGCCTCGTGCGCCTTCACCCACCCCAGCGCGGATGCCACCCTCGTGTTGCGAGCACGACTGCACCAGGACGGGCTCGCCGACAGCGACATCACCCGGGTGCGGGTCACGACGTACTCGATGGCGGCAGCGCTCGGCCGCACCCGATGGAGCAACCGGCTGGCCGCCATGTTCTCGATTCCCTACGTGGTGACGACCGCCCTGCTCGATGGCCGCGTCGCTCCCGACGGCTTCGACCGCTCGCGGGAGGACCGGTTCGCCGCACTGGCCGAGCGGGTCGAGGTCGTCTCGGGCACCGAGTTCGACGCCCGCCTGCCCGACGCCCGCGGCGCGGCCGTCGAGCTGACGCTGACCGACGGCCGGGTCCTGCGGCACGAGGTCGCCAACCCAGTCGGCGACGCCGCCCACGAGCCCTTCGACCACGAGCGGACTCTCGTGCTGCTGCGTGACCTGCTGGGCGATGAGGCGGCGCTCCAGCGGGCGGTCGACTGCGCCGCCGCACTGCCCGAGGCGAGGGGCGTGCGAGATGTCCTGCGCGTGCTCGCCACTCCGTGA
- a CDS encoding ABC transporter ATP-binding protein yields the protein MLELDNIAAGYGKLQILHDMSLRVRPGELVSVVGANGAGKTTTLRVISGLISALSGAVTYDGEPLTGLRPHQIVRRGIVQVSEDRDLFGPMSVEENLVLGAWTRRGVRVAQELERIFELFPILAERRKQAAQSMSGGQQQMLAIGRALMAKPRLLMLDEPSTGLSPKLTWDVLKAVAAIRDTGVSVLLIEQNAAQALSISDRAYVLESGTIALEGPGKELAGDERVKKAYLGL from the coding sequence GTGCTTGAGCTCGACAACATCGCTGCCGGCTACGGCAAGCTGCAGATCCTCCACGACATGAGCCTGCGGGTCAGGCCGGGGGAACTGGTCTCCGTCGTCGGCGCCAACGGTGCCGGCAAGACCACCACGCTCCGCGTGATCAGCGGACTGATCAGTGCGCTCTCCGGTGCGGTCACCTACGACGGCGAGCCGCTGACCGGGCTGCGGCCGCACCAGATCGTGCGGCGCGGGATCGTGCAGGTGTCCGAGGATCGCGACCTCTTCGGCCCCATGAGCGTCGAGGAGAACCTCGTCCTGGGCGCGTGGACGCGCCGCGGCGTGCGGGTGGCGCAGGAGCTGGAGCGGATCTTCGAGCTGTTCCCGATCCTGGCCGAGCGCCGCAAGCAGGCGGCCCAGAGCATGAGCGGCGGCCAGCAGCAGATGCTCGCCATCGGCCGGGCCCTCATGGCGAAGCCGCGGCTGCTGATGCTCGACGAACCGTCGACCGGCCTCTCGCCGAAGCTGACCTGGGACGTGCTGAAGGCCGTCGCGGCCATCCGCGACACGGGTGTCTCGGTTCTCCTGATCGAGCAGAACGCCGCTCAGGCGCTCTCGATCTCCGACCGGGCCTACGTGCTCGAGAGCGGCACCATCGCGCTCGAAGGCCCGGGCAAGGAGCTGGCCGGCGACGAGCGGGTCAAGAAGGCCTACCTCGGCCTGTGA